In one Pempheris klunzingeri isolate RE-2024b chromosome 8, fPemKlu1.hap1, whole genome shotgun sequence genomic region, the following are encoded:
- the dop1a gene encoding protein DOP1A: protein MNAEEVELLGDSKYRNYVAAVDKALKNFEYSSEWADLISALGKLNKVLQNNAKYQVVPKKLTIGKRLAQCLHPALPSGVHRKALETYEIIFKIIGPKRLAKDLFLYSSGLFPLLSNAAMSVKPVLLGLYETYYLPLGKTLKPGLQGLLTGVLPGLEEGSEYYDRTNTLLEKVAAAVEQSAFYSALWGSILTSPAVRLPGVSFVLLHLNRKLSMEDQLYVMGSDIELMVEAVSTSVQDSSVLVQRSTLDLILFCFPFHMSQATRPDMIRILSAALHVVLRRDMSLNRRLYAWLLGFDNNGVRIGPRSTRQSNPEEHASHYFNTFSKDMLVQAMVGILQGKARGGEEESILMHDLKPFRILISLLDKPELGPAILEDVLIEVFRTLHTQCRTELDLQNQSPFSKDHTHLSSKLRENKKTAELIKTANLLFNSFEPYYMWDYIARWFEECCRRTLNSSTRAPRHAGSLDPPELSLVEFCQLVDFLLDIVSLETYIEIQTEHLPQLLLRMVAALTCHLQALGLGELTHCLRLCSKILSKVQPPLVSPLALPSGPQAQGLSSSCNNPSNSARDKSRDKEDKRTLSATLELRGSGEVFEDGENPPSSRSSESGFTDFIQYQGDGTEETERTPHPQPAVKTGRRSSGPPQTKPLDKPVMQCCLEHFQQFLSRLITLYITPGQVGKAEGERGEVMQLGPLVSEGSQRSNHVESCSDSGLVQRECVAAFSAACQLFLECSSFPVYIAEGNLKSSPAQEEQFDSEQVRLPVWLQTLMDACCLASDFSLQGVAISLLMDLVGLTQSVAMVTAESVASGGSSESAQPMSPSQGRVAVVIRPPLTQGILKYIADKTDFFKSVALILWDQLSEGTPQHHQRSVELFYQLHNLVPSSSICEDVISQQLMHRDKRIRLEAHVKFSVLWHLTRDLNMTKSSPFNRTFDRSLFIMLDSLSYWDPCTSAVGRAWLNQVLQRHDIARVLEPLLLLLLHPKTHRVSIQRVQSQRHWTQVFPEPPEQEQSEPIYTRDSGFSDNCGQFQGERMAHGELRGLSLGDMEPFCLTVNPLSDSLSLLSLSSENLQLAGEYQPADQQGEPHSSESSGSHSSTVENGSFEEPEGVSGTVNGSDQQPGSTDDMSEDSIAEIVSSVIKELIDRVLSLADEETLEASPPPENWPQTDTDSTSSDTSTGLRLDSGPPPTSNHQTLPEMLAGGTLEFLSVTPADMSAEEQHREGITRHSSSPSIVTLPDSSDPVTPDHNLRVDDPQARKRSHSSTQLSLKGKIMERLADKSPGAKPKIKKAKRKEEERQRKMASQAEKLRPPSIFFGDSLDLENWYSCGEGEVSEIESDTGSPSGGSGGTVGGVSVTGRRSSSAPPRFNIHPLYQHVLLYLQLYDSSRALHALSAIAAMLRAAPSGFVSAISTTSINNTYTPQLSLLQNLLARHRVSVMGKDFYCPIPQDSHSHSFRSAMYLEIIISLCLYFLRSYYSAHVAAGPQDLAGNRAMQLTSVEVLTLLFSELGKVTGGSAKGFASFISDVLSKCKVQKVVLHCLLSSIFSAQKWHEQRVAGVNVATVEEGLSEDSVINLSEDQIDSCSAVQSQLLRLLQSLVVLEHRVLVPADEGGEGGPVGGVAGGGGTGGGAGAGFEILGGEVEHVNPQQPMTSLQYLHGQPITAQGMFLCAVIRALHQHHACKMHPQWIGLITATLPYMGRVLRRVVASVTLQLCRNLDNLLQQYRYETGITDTRPQWMALCIPPDLILTVLEGVTAIIHYCLLDPTSQYHQLQVSVDQKHLAEARSGILSILHTIMSSVTLLWSVLHQADNSDKPAAASAASTSNINLGSTKNLRQQILELLGPISMNHGAHFMAAIAYVWNERKQLKTPVRNKVIPLASEEQLLLVELVRSVSAMRTETVMQTVKEVLKQPPAIAKDKKHLSLEVCMLQFFYAYVQRIPVSSLVDSWPSLLALLKDSVPLGLPAPGQFLILGVLNEFILKNPNLESKKDQRELQDVTHKVVEAIGTIAGSSLEQTTWLRRNLEVKASPQIIVDGANLEADVEDLMLTVMEASSFTPSVYSVHALTLLAEVLAHLLDMVFYSDEKERVIPLLVNIMHYVVPYLRNHSAHNAPSYRACIQLLSSLSGYQYTRRAWKKEAFDLFMDHTFFQMDSSCVSHWRAIIDHLMTHDKTTFRDLMTRVAVAQSSSLSLFTNRDAELEQRAMLLKRLAFTIYSSEVDQYQKYLPDIQERLVESLRLPQVPILHAQVFLFFRVLLLRMSPQHLTSLWPTMITELVQVFLLMEQELTADEDISRTSGPSVAGLETTYSGGNGFSTSYNSQRWLNLYLSACKLLDLALALPPESLPQFQMYRWAFIPEASDDSGLEVRRQGTHQREFKPYVVRLAKLLRKRAKKNPEEDCSTRTLSWEPGHLMLTLYVIRSMEQLLPFFNLLSQVFNSKASSRSGPAYTHNPADASFPSHKEGHKLESQKVFWSRARQNIEEMVEKDFLEGLIKT, encoded by the exons ATGAATGCAGAGGAAGTGGAGCTGCTCGGCGACTCCAAGTACAGGAACTATGTGGCAGCAGTGGACAAAGCCCTCAAGAACTTTGAGTACTCCAGTGAGTGGGCAGACCTCATCTCTGCACTGGGTAAACTCAACAAG GTTTTGCAGAACAATGCAAAATATCAAGTGGTTCCCAAGAAGCTGACAATAGGCAAGCGACTTGCCCAATGCCTCCACCCCGCCCTGCCCAGCGGAGTCCACCGCAAGGCCTTGGAGACCTACGAGATCATCTTCAAGATCATCGGACCCAAGAGGCTGGCCAAAGACCTCTTTCTCTATAG CTCTGGGCTCTTCCCTTTACTCTCCAATGCCGCTATGTCTGTGAAGCCTGTGCTGCTGGGACTCTATGAGACCTACTACTTACCCCTGGGAAAGACCCTGAAACCAGGCCTGCAGGGGCTACTGACTGGGGTACTGCCTGGTCTGGAGGAGGGCTCAGAGTATTACGACAG AACCAACACCCTGTTGGAGAAAGTGGCTGCAGCCGTGGAGCAGTCGGCCTTCTACAGTGCCTTGTGGGGCAGCATCCTGACCAGCCCTGCTGTGCGTCTCCCTGGGGTGTCCTTTGTTCTGCTGCACCTCAATCGCAAGCTCTCCATGGAGGACCAGCTCTATGTCATGGGCAGTGACATCGAGCTCATG GTGGAGGCAGTGAGCACCTCCGTCCAGGACTCAAGTGTGTTGGTTCAGAGGAGCACGCTGGACCTGATCCTCTTCTGCTTCCCCTTCCACATGAGCCAG GCGACTCGCCCTGACATGATCCGGATCCTGTCGGCAGCCTTGCATGTGGTTTTGAGAAGAGACATGTCCCTCAACCGCAGACTCTACGCCTGGCTGCTGG gTTTTGATAACAACGGGGTGAGAATAGGTCCCCGCAGCACTCGGCAGAGCAACCCAGAGGAGCACGCTAGCCACTACTTCAACACCTTCTCTAAAGACATGTTAGTCCAG GCAATGGTGGGGATCTTACAGGGAAAGGCACGTGGCGGTGAAGAGGAAAGCATCCTCATGCACGACCTCAAGCCATTTCGCATCCTCATCAGTCTGCTGGACAAACCAGAGCTTG GTCCAGCAATCTTGGAGGATGTTCTGATCGAGGTGTTTCGGACTCTTCACACACAATGCCGTACAGAGCTGGACCTCCAGAACCAGAGTCCATTCAGTAAAgaccacacacacctcagcag TAAACTACGAGAGAACAAGAAGACGGCAGAACTGATTAAAACAGCCAATCTCCTGTTCAACTCGTTTGAGCCGTACTACATGTGGGACTACATCGCTCGCTGGTTTGAGGAGTGCTGCAG GAGGACACTGAACAGCAGCACACGTGCTCCACGGCATGCTGGGAGCTTAGATCCTCCTGAGCTCTCATTGGTGGAGTTCTGTCAGCTGGTCGATTTCCTGCTGGATATTGTTTCCTTG GAGACCTACATAGAGATCCAGACAGAGCAtcttcctcagctgctgttgcgTATGGTGGCAGCTCTGACTTGCCACCTGCAGGCCCTGGGCCTCGGGGAGCTCACTCACTGCCTTCGTCTCTGCTCCAAGATCCTCAGCAAAGTGCAGCCACCGCTGGTGTCGCCTCTGGCCCTGCCCTCGGGCCCCCAGGCTCAGGGCCTCTCCAGTTCCTGCAACAACCCCTCAAACTCAGCAAGGGATAAAAGCAGAGACAAGGAGGACAAACGG ACTCTGTCCGCTACTCTGGAGCTACGTGGCAGTGGGGAGGTGTTTGAGGATGGGGAAAACCCTCCCAGCAGTCGCTCGTCAGAAAGCGGCTTCACAGACTTCATTCAGTACCAGGGAGATGGCACAGAGGAAACGGAGCGAACCCCTCATCCCCAACCAGCGGTCAAAACTGGCCGTCGCTCCTCTGGCCCACCTCAGACCAAGCCTCTGGACAAACCAGTCATGCAGTGCTGCCTGGAGCACTTCCAGCAGTTTCTCTCCCGACTCATCACCTTGTATATTACCCCTGGGCAGGTGGGCAAAGCTGAGGGTGAAAGAGGCGAGGTCATGCAGTTGGGGCCCCTGGTTTCAGAGGGCTCCCAGCGCAGTAATCACGTGGAGTCATGCTCAGACTCAGGGTTGGTCCAGAGGGAATGTGTTGCTGCCTTCAGTGCTGCCTGCCAGCTCTTCCTGGAATGCTCCAGTTTCCCAGTCTACATCGCAGAGGGCAACCTCAAGTCCTCACCCGCACAGGAAGAGCAGTTTG ACAGTGAACAGGTCCGTCTgccagtgtggctgcagacCCTGATGGATGCCTGCTGCCTGGCCAGTGACTTCAGCCTGCAGGGCGTGGCCATTTCCCTGCTCATGGACCTCGTGGGACTCACCCAGtcggttgccatggtgaccgCAGAGAGCGTGGCATCTGGCGGCAGCTCCGAGTCCGCCCAGCCCATGAGCCCCAGCCAGGGTCGAGTAGCTGTTGTCATAAGGCCACCACTCACTCAGGGAATCCTAAAATACATCGCTGACAAGACAGACTTCTTCAAG AGTGTGGCTCTGATCCTGTGGGACCAGTTGAGTGAGGGAACGCCTCAGCACCATCAGCGCAGTGTGGAGCTCTTCTACCAACTCCACAACCTGGTGCCTTCCTCCAGCATCTGTGAGGACGTCATCAGTCAGCAACTCATGCACAGAGACAAG AGAATTCGGCTGGAGGCCCATGTGAAGTTCTCCGTGCTGTGGCATTTGACACGAGATTTGAACATGACCAAGTCCTCTCCTTTTAATCGCACATTTGACAG ATCTCTTTTCATCATGCTCGACAGTCTGAGTTATTGGGATCCGTGTACTAGCGCTGTTGGTCGGGCTTGGCTGAATCAGGTCCTTCAGAGACATGACATTGCTCGGGTTTTagagcctctcctcctcctcctgcttcacccTAAGACCCATCGAGTATCCATTCAGAGGGTACAGTCCCAGCGTCACTGGACCCAAGTCTTCCCTGAACCACCTGAACAGGAGCAATCAGAACCAATTTACACCAGGGACTCCGGCTTCTCAGACA ACTGCGGTCAGTTCCAAGGGGAGAGGATGGCACATGGGGAGCTCCGAGGCCTGTCACTAGGTGATATGGAGCcgttctgtctgactgtcaaCCCCTTGAGTGACAGCCTTTCCTTGCTGAGCTTGAGCAGTGAGAACTTGCAACTAGCTGGAGAATATCAACCTGCTGACCAACAGGGGGAGCCCCACAGCTCAGAGTCCAGTGGTTCTCATTCATCTACAGTGGAAAATGGGAGCTTTGAGGAACCAGAGGGTGTCAGCGGCACCGTCAATGGCTCAGACCAACAGCCTGGCTCCACAGATGACATGTCTGAAGACTCTATAGCTGAGATTGTTTCCTCTGTTATAAAAGAGCTGATAGACAGGGTTTTGAGTTTAGCAGATGAGGAAACTCTTGAAGCCTCACCTCCACCTGAAAACTGGccccagacagacacagacagcacttCCTCAGATACCTCCACTGGTCTCCGTCTTGATTCCGGCCCTCCACCCACCTCCAACCACCAGACTCTGCCAGAGATGCTGGCTGGAGGGACATTGGAGTTCCTCTCTGTTACACCAGCTGATATGtctgcagaggagcagcacagagagggCATCACCCGTCATAGTTCATCACCCTCCATTGTCACACTGCCAGACAGCTCCGACCCAGTCACCCCAGACCACAACCTGCGGGTGGACGACCCTCAGGCCCGTAAACGTAGCCATAGCAGCACCCAGCTTAGCCTTAAAGGGAAGATCATGGAGAGGCTGGCGGACAAATCTCCAGGGGCCAAGCCCAAAATCAAGAAGGccaagaggaaagaggaggagaggcagagaaagatggCTAGCCAAGCTGAAAAATTGCGGCCTCCCAGTATTTTCTTTGGTGACAGCCTGGATCTAGAGAACTGGTACAGCTGTGGGGAGGGTGAGGTGTCAGAGATTGAGAGTGATACTGGCTCGCCCAGTGGGGGCTCTGGTGGGACTGTAGGAGGTGTCAGTGTCACAGGACGCAGATCCTCCTCCGCCCCACCTCGTTTTAACATCCATCCTCTCTACCAACATGTCTTGCTCTACCTCCAGCTGTATGACTCCTCCCGGGCCCTCCACGCCCTGTCAGCCATCGCAGCCATGCTAAGAGCTGCTCCGTCAGGGTTTGTAAGTGCCATCTCCACCACCAGCATCAACAACACCTACACTCCACAGCTCTCTCTACTCCAAAACCTCCTAGCCCGTCACAGGGTCTCCGTCATGGGCAAAGATTTCTACTGCCCCATCCCCCAGGACTCCCACTCGCACTCATTCCGCAGCGCCATGTACCTTGAGatcatcatctctctctgtctctacttcCTAAGAAGCTATTACTCTGCCCACGTGGCAGCAGGCCCTCAGGATTTGGCAGGGAACCGGGCTATGCAGCTGACTAGCGTGGAGGTCTTAACTCTCCTTTTCAGCGAGCTAGGCAAAGTCACAGGAGGGTCAGCAAAGGGCTTTGCCAGTTTCATCAGCGATGTCTTGTCTAAGTGCAAAGTTCAGAAGGTGGTTCTCCATTGCCTGCTCTCCTCCATATTCAGCGCCCAAAAGTGGCATGAGCAGCGGGTTGCAGGGGTGAATGTGGCCACAGTGGAAGAAGGTCTGTCTGAGGACAGTGTTATCAACCTGTCAGAGGACCAGATAGACAGCTGTAGCGCTGTCCAGTCTCAGCTGCTCAGACTGCTGCAGAGCCTGGTTGTACTAGAGCACAGAGTCCTGGTGCCAGctgatgaaggaggagaaggaggacccGTGGGGGGAGTggcaggaggtggagggacGGGAGGTGGTGCTGGGGCTGGGTTTGAGATCCTTGGCGGGGAAGTGGAGCATGTCAACCCTCAACAGCCAATGACATCACTGCAATACCTCCATGGACAGCCTATCACAGCACAGGGTATGTTCCTGTGTGCAGTGATCAGGGCGCTGCATCAGCACCATGCGTGTAAGATGCATCCTCAGTGGATTGGACTCATCACAGCCACCCTGCCTTACATGGGGAGGGTGCTGAGGAGGGTGGTGGCCTCAGTCACTTTGCAGCTGTGCAGAAACCTGGACAATCTTCTTCAGCAGTACCGCTATGAGACGGGGATAACTGACACCAG ACCTCAGTGGATGGCTCTTTGCATCCCTCCTGACCTGATTCTGACAGTGCTGGAGGGGGTGACCGCCATCATCCACTACTGCCTGCTGGATCCCACTTCCCAGTATCACCAG TTACAAGTGAGTGTTGACCAGAAGCACCTGGCTGAGGCTCGTTCAGGCATCCTGTCCATCCTCCACACCATCATGTCCTCGGTCACCCTGCTGTGGAGCGTCCTCCATCAGGCTGACAACTCTGACAAGCCAGCTGCTGCCTCGGCTGCCTCGACATCCAACATCAATCTGGGCTCCACTAAG AACCTCAGGCAGCAAATCCTGGAGCTGCTGGGTCCAATCTCCATGAACCATGGTGCTCACTTCATGGCAGCCATTGCTTATGTTTGGAATGAGAGGAAACAGCTTAAGACTCCAGTCAGAAATAAG GTGATTCCTCTAGCCAGTGAggaacagctgctgctggtcgAGCTGGTTCGATCGGTGAGCGCCATGCGCACTGAGACAGTCATGCAGACAGTCAAAGAGGTCCTGAAGCAGCCGCCTGCCATAGCAAAGGACAAG AAGCACCTCTCTTTGGAGGTCTGCATGCTGCAGTTCTTCTATGCCTATGTACAGAG GATCCCGGTGTCCAGTTTAGTTGATAGCTGGCCATCTCTGCTGGCACTGCTGAAGGACTCAGTGCCATTAGGCCTGCCTGCCCCTGGACAGTTTCTTATACTTGG aGTTCTGAATGAGTTCATTCTGAAGAATCCCAATCTGGAGAGCAAGAAGGACCAACGGGAGCTGCAG GATGTGACCCACAAGGTGGTGGAAGCCATCGGGACAATTGCAGGTTCCTCTCTGGAGCAAACCACGTGGCTGAGGAGGAACTTGGAGGTGAAGGCCTCTCCTCAGATTATTGTGGATGGAGCCAACCTGGAAGCTGATGTAGAAG atTTAATGCTCACAGTGATGGAGGCCTCCAGCTTTACTCCATCAGTGTACAGCGTTCACGCCCTCACACTGTTGGCCGAG GTGCTGGCTCATCTGTTGGACATGGTGTTCTACAGTGATGAGAAGGAGAGGGTGATCCCACTGCTGGTTAATATCATGCACTACGTAGTGCCCTACCTCCGCAACCACAG TGCTCACAACGCCCCCAGCTACCGGGCCTGCATCCAACTGTTGAGCAGCCTAAGCGGGTACCAGTACACCCGCCGTGCCTGGAAGAAGGAGGCCTTCGACCTCTTCATGGACCACACCTTCTTCCAGATGGACTCCTCCTGCGTCAGCCA CTGGAGAGCCATCATTGACCATTTGATGACTCATGACAAGACCACATTCAGAGACCTCATGA CCCGGGTGGCTGTAGCTCAGAGCAGCTCTCTGAGTCTGTTCACCAACAGAGATGCTGAGCTGGAGCAGAGAGCCATGCTGCTCAAACGCCTGGCTTTCACCATCTACAGCAGTGAAGTGGACCAGTACCAGAAATACCTGCCAGACATACAAG AGCGTCTGGTGGAGAGCCTGCGTCTGCCTCAGGTGCCCATCCTCCATGCTCAGGTGTTCCTGTTCTtcagagtgctgctgctgcgcaTGTCACCTCAGCATCTCACCTCACTGTGGCCCACCATGATCACTGAGCTG GTTCAGGTCTTCCTTCTGATGGAGCAGGAGCTAACAGCAGATGAGGACATATCAAG GACATCAGGGCCGTCTGTGGCTGGGTTGGAGACCACCTATTCTGGTGGGAACGGCTTCTCCACCTCCTACAACAGCCAGCGCTGGCTCAatctctatctgtctgcctgcaAGCTCCTGGACCTGGCCTTGGCCCTGCCTCCTGAGAGCCTGCCTCAGTTCCAGAT GTACCGCTGGGCCTTCATCCCAGAGGCCTCAGACGATTCAGGACTGGAAGTGAGACGTCAGGGGACTCACCAGAGAGAGTTTAAACCTTACGTGGTCCGACTGGCCAAGCTGCTGAGGAAACGAGCCAAG AAAAACCCAGAGGAGGACTGCTCCACCCGAACCCTGTCCTGGGAGCCCGGTCACCTGATGCTGACCCTCTACGTGATCCGCAGcatggagcagctgctgccctTCTTCAACCTGCTCAGCCAGGTGTTCAACAGCAAGGCCAGCAGCCGCTCAGGTCCCGCCTACACCCACAACCCTGCAGACGCCTCCTTCCCCAGCCACAAGGAGGGCCACAAGCTGGAGAGCCAGAAAGTCTTCTGGAGTCGAGCTCGACAGAACATCGAGGAAATGGTGGAAAAAGACTTTCTAGAGGGCCTCATCAAGACGTGA